AGGTCGGATTCGAAATTCAGTATAGATTGATCGCGATCGCGCCGAATAACGACAGCATCGCCGAGGAAGCTCGAATTCATAAAGAAGCCACCGAACTTCGCAAAACATTGCAGGCCGACGCAAATTCGTTCACTCTCATCGCCGGATCTCCTAGAAATAGCGACGTCAGACTTCGCGGTCGAAAAGGATTGGTGGATTGGATCTCCTCCTTCGAGTTGTATAAGATCAGCAAATCTTCCGCAATCGCAGCCTCCCCGCTCCAAGCAGGTAGCATTTCGGAGGTGTTTCGGGACGAATACAAACGCTATTGTATTCTCAAGGTGGAAGGGAAGAGAACGACTCCTTTCGATACGATCAAGGCGGGAATTATGAATATTCTGGCTCGTGAAAAAGAGGAAGAAAATTTCCAAAAATGGGTTCGAGAGCAAAGAAGCACTGTCCCGATTCAGATTTTCGACGATGCTTATAAAAAGGAAAATAAGATTCCGGACCACAAAGAATCCATCCATCTAGATTGAGTTTCGTTTCCTGCAGCTTTAGTCAGAAATAAAAATATGAAATTTCCTCCCCAAGCGATCGCATTTTATATTCCCAATTCGAAATTCCGATTCCTAACTTCTAGGTCGACTCGGGAAACCTCGGAATATCTTCGAACTACGCTTCATAAGCTCTCGCAAGTGTTTCCGAAACTCCCCATCTATTCCAATACTCGATTTGACGAGAGCCTTCCTTTGCAGGACCTCGCTCATGAATTCGGTTTTACGGAATTCGTACCGATCGATTCGGAATCGGAGGCTCATTTTTTTTCGACGATCGCCGAACAATTACTCCCCTCGAGAACGGGGGATCCGGATTGGGACGAGGCTAGTTTTATCGTTCTAGACGGAATCTTTCCCTTATTAGATCCGAATCTAAGTCGCGAAATCGCAGAGAGACACGATACGTTTCTGGCGCACTATTCTTATTCCGAAAATCTTCCCGTCGGAATCGTTCCTCGAATCCTTTCGCGGGAATTCGTTCGAAGTCTTCCGGCTAATTTTACCGGAAGCACTCAGGATTTCTTAGCTAAGAATATCAATCATTACGATACGGAAATTTTTTATCATTCGCCGGACTTGAGACAGTGGCGTTTGGATTTTTCTCTTCTCGACCTTCGTTCCGTTTTACTCGTGAACTCTTTCCTCGCAAAAAAGAAAGATTGGAAGTACGAGGAAATTTTACCCTTTTTACTTTCCGATCCTCAAGCGTTTCGCGTAGGACCGAGTTATCTGGAACTGGAACTCTTCGGAGGAAAACTTAGGGAATCGCCTATTTATCCCGCAAGTAAACTCAGGGAAAATGGACCGGAGAGCCGCATAGAACCTTCTCTTTTGAATTCCCTGATCGAGCAGCACAGATCCAATTTCGGAACCGAATATAGCGTTTGTTTCGGCGGTTTGGGGGAACCCATATTACATCCTCAACTTCCGGAATGCATCGACATTGTCTTAAAATCAACGTCGTTAAACGAATTATTTATCGAAACCGACCTGGTCGACGATATCCGAAACTTGAAACAAAGTTTCGAGAATCGTACAAAGGAAGAGCTATCGAAAGTCAGCCTCATCGTTAATTTAAGTACCTGGAATAAAAAAACGTATACCGCTTTGTACGGATACGATGGATTCGATGCCGTCGTTCGAAACTTGGAAGAGATTTCGCAGGTTCTTCCCAAGTCCTCCATTTATCTTCAATTTCTAAAATTAAAAGAGATCGATTCGGAACTAGATTCCTGGTACGAAGCCGCGGAGAAGGCAGGATACGGAATCATTCTTCAAAAGTATAATTCGTACGCCGGGAAATTGCCCGAACGTAGGGCCGCGGATCTGACTCCTTTGGAAAAGGAATTTTGTTGGCACCTAGCCAGGGATCTCTACGTAAATGCGGACGGGTCGGTCGCAATATGCAAGCAGCAACCGGGGACCGCATCCAGAAGTCTCGGAAATCTAAATTCGCAATCCTTGCTGGATATTTGGAAAAAAGGCCATCCCTTCTTTGCACTCTCCGCAAGCGGA
The Leptospira inadai serovar Lyme str. 10 genome window above contains:
- a CDS encoding spiro-SPASM protein, yielding MKFPPQAIAFYIPNSKFRFLTSRSTRETSEYLRTTLHKLSQVFPKLPIYSNTRFDESLPLQDLAHEFGFTEFVPIDSESEAHFFSTIAEQLLPSRTGDPDWDEASFIVLDGIFPLLDPNLSREIAERHDTFLAHYSYSENLPVGIVPRILSREFVRSLPANFTGSTQDFLAKNINHYDTEIFYHSPDLRQWRLDFSLLDLRSVLLVNSFLAKKKDWKYEEILPFLLSDPQAFRVGPSYLELELFGGKLRESPIYPASKLRENGPESRIEPSLLNSLIEQHRSNFGTEYSVCFGGLGEPILHPQLPECIDIVLKSTSLNELFIETDLVDDIRNLKQSFENRTKEELSKVSLIVNLSTWNKKTYTALYGYDGFDAVVRNLEEISQVLPKSSIYLQFLKLKEIDSELDSWYEAAEKAGYGIILQKYNSYAGKLPERRAADLTPLEKEFCWHLARDLYVNADGSVAICKQQPGTASRSLGNLNSQSLLDIWKKGHPFFALSASGKHEEIPAPCLTCDEWYTFNA